From the Paludisphaera mucosa genome, one window contains:
- the argJ gene encoding bifunctional glutamate N-acetyltransferase/amino-acid acetyltransferase ArgJ produces MSEASPIVVPRGFRASAVKAGIKPSGGLDLAMLVADVPCTAAGTFTTNRVCAAPVQWCRSTLPSSSVRAIVVNAGNANAATGYQGNANVSRTAALAAELIGCEATDVLVASTGVIGHQLPMDRLETGLRSAAPALSADPESFRTAAQAILTTDTRTKIVSETRGPWSLFGMAKGAAMIGPRMATMLAFLATDAKVREETLQRILSEVVDESFNCVSVDGHTSTNDTVLLLASGLAPGGELEGPALEEFTETVRAACRTLAMEMAADGEGSTHFITIDVEGAADREEARTLARAVADSPLVKTAIHGADPNWGRIVSAAGYAGIPFDENELSLWLNGVCVYEKGTPTTFDADALSADIRGRRDVTMRLLFARGEAAIRFWTCDLTAEYVHLNADYTT; encoded by the coding sequence ATGAGCGAAGCGTCGCCGATCGTCGTCCCCCGCGGCTTCCGCGCCTCGGCCGTGAAGGCCGGCATCAAGCCCTCCGGGGGCCTGGACCTCGCCATGCTGGTCGCCGACGTCCCCTGCACCGCCGCCGGCACGTTCACCACCAACCGCGTCTGCGCGGCTCCCGTGCAATGGTGCCGGTCGACGCTCCCCTCGTCGTCGGTCCGGGCGATCGTGGTCAACGCCGGCAACGCCAACGCGGCGACGGGATATCAGGGCAACGCGAACGTCTCCCGCACGGCGGCGCTCGCGGCCGAGTTGATCGGCTGCGAGGCCACCGACGTCCTCGTGGCCTCGACGGGCGTGATCGGCCATCAGTTGCCGATGGACCGCCTTGAGACCGGGCTCCGATCGGCCGCGCCGGCGCTTTCAGCCGACCCCGAGAGCTTCCGGACCGCCGCCCAGGCGATCCTCACGACCGACACGCGCACCAAGATCGTCTCGGAGACGCGCGGGCCGTGGTCGCTGTTCGGGATGGCCAAGGGGGCGGCGATGATCGGCCCCCGGATGGCGACCATGCTGGCGTTCCTCGCGACCGACGCGAAGGTGCGGGAAGAGACTCTCCAGCGGATCCTCTCCGAGGTGGTCGACGAGAGCTTCAACTGCGTCTCGGTCGACGGCCACACCAGCACGAACGACACGGTGCTGCTGCTGGCCTCGGGCCTGGCCCCGGGCGGCGAGCTGGAAGGCCCCGCCCTCGAAGAGTTCACCGAGACGGTCCGAGCCGCCTGCCGGACGCTCGCCATGGAGATGGCCGCCGACGGCGAGGGCTCGACCCACTTCATCACGATCGACGTGGAGGGCGCGGCCGATCGCGAGGAGGCGCGGACGCTCGCGCGCGCCGTGGCCGACAGCCCGCTGGTGAAGACCGCCATCCACGGGGCCGACCCCAACTGGGGCCGGATCGTCTCGGCGGCGGGCTACGCCGGGATCCCGTTCGACGAGAACGAGCTGTCGCTCTGGCTCAACGGCGTCTGCGTCTACGAGAAGGGAACGCCGACGACCTTCGACGCCGACGCCCTCTCGGCCGACATCCGCGGCCGCCGCGACGTCACCATGCGCCTCCTCTTCGCCCGCGGCGAGGCCGCAATCCGCTTCTGGACCTGCGACCTCACCGCCGAGTACGTCCACCTCAACGCCGATTACACCACCTGA